A section of the Pseudomonas fluorescens genome encodes:
- a CDS encoding LTXXQ domain protein: protein MRKTLIALMFAAALPTVAMAMPEGQGPMEGPAGHMMGGPGHGGEHGMRGKGGPFSQLDLTREQRQQIGKLMGEQREGRQQLVKKYLDKLPAAEQKAMSDEMAAAKQKTQADIRALLKPDQQKKFDEMAKKRAERKAEWQQFQAWKAQQPQKAQ from the coding sequence ATGCGCAAGACCCTTATCGCTCTGATGTTCGCCGCAGCCCTGCCTACCGTCGCCATGGCCATGCCAGAAGGCCAAGGCCCGATGGAAGGCCCGGCAGGCCACATGATGGGTGGCCCGGGCCACGGCGGTGAACACGGCATGCGCGGCAAAGGCGGCCCCTTCAGCCAGCTCGACCTGACCCGCGAACAACGCCAGCAGATCGGCAAGTTGATGGGCGAGCAACGGGAAGGCCGCCAGCAGTTGGTCAAGAAGTACCTGGACAAACTCCCGGCCGCCGAGCAGAAAGCCATGAGCGACGAAATGGCCGCCGCCAAACAGAAAACCCAAGCGGATATCCGCGCCCTGCTCAAGCCTGACCAGCAGAAGAAATTCGACGAAATGGCGAAGAAACGCGCCGAGCGCAAGGCCGAGTGGCAGCAGTTCCAGGCCTGGAAAGCGCAACAACCGCAAAAAGCGCAATAA
- a CDS encoding response regulator transcription factor, with translation MSELLLIDDDQELCELLTSWLSQEGFQVRACHDGVSARKALAEAAPAAVVLDVMLPDGSGLELLKQLRADHPELPVLMLSARGEPLDRILGLELGADDYLAKPCDPRELTARLRAVLRRSHPTAVSTQLELGDLCFSPVRGVVLIDHQELTLTLSESRLLEALLRQPGEPLDKQELAQIALGRKLTLYDRSLDMHVSNLRKKIGPHADGRPRIVALRSRGYYYTP, from the coding sequence ATGAGCGAGCTGTTACTGATAGATGATGACCAGGAGCTCTGTGAGCTACTGACCAGTTGGCTGAGCCAGGAAGGTTTCCAGGTGCGTGCCTGCCATGACGGCGTAAGCGCCCGCAAGGCCCTGGCCGAAGCGGCGCCTGCGGCGGTGGTACTGGACGTGATGTTGCCCGATGGCAGCGGCCTGGAGCTGCTCAAGCAATTGCGCGCCGACCACCCGGAATTGCCGGTGTTGATGCTCTCGGCCCGAGGCGAACCCCTGGACCGGATCCTCGGCCTGGAGCTGGGCGCCGATGACTACCTGGCCAAGCCCTGCGACCCCCGGGAACTGACCGCCCGCCTGCGAGCGGTGTTGCGCCGCAGCCACCCGACGGCGGTGTCGACCCAACTGGAACTGGGCGACCTGTGCTTCAGCCCGGTACGTGGCGTGGTGCTCATCGACCATCAGGAGTTGACCCTCACCCTGTCCGAAAGCCGCCTGCTCGAAGCCTTGCTGCGCCAGCCGGGCGAGCCCCTGGACAAGCAGGAGCTGGCGCAGATTGCCCTGGGCCGCAAGCTAACCCTGTACGACCGCAGCCTGGATATGCACGTCAGCAACCTGCGCAAGAAAATCGGCCCACATGCCGATGGCCGGCCGCGAATCGTCGCACTGCGCAGCCGTGGCTACTACTACACCCCCTGA
- a CDS encoding translation initiation factor 2: protein MRLSQLCLLAVLTIGATAHAEETSNTGSSTPLSLSAGSQITELQQRLKESERLREELTKQLQTANTARESAQLSRLRQDNQRLAQQLKDAQGNALPRWLSDQQQWFVIGAGVALIALLCGIFASGGHRRRRQWLN, encoded by the coding sequence ATGCGCTTAAGTCAGTTGTGTCTGTTGGCAGTGTTAACGATCGGGGCTACGGCCCACGCTGAAGAAACCTCGAACACCGGCAGTTCCACGCCTCTGTCCTTGAGTGCCGGCAGCCAGATCACCGAGTTGCAGCAACGCTTGAAAGAAAGCGAGCGCCTGCGCGAAGAACTGACCAAACAATTGCAAACTGCCAACACCGCCCGTGAGAGTGCGCAACTGAGCCGGTTGCGCCAGGACAATCAACGCCTGGCCCAACAACTCAAGGACGCGCAAGGTAACGCCTTGCCACGCTGGCTCAGCGACCAGCAGCAATGGTTCGTGATTGGCGCGGGGGTTGCGCTGATCGCCCTGCTGTGCGGTATCTTCGCCAGTGGCGGCCATCGACGCCGTCGACAATGGCTAAATTGA